The window TGGCGGAGCTTGAGGCCGCCCGGATGACGGAAAAGGAAGCTTTGGCCCGGCTGCGGGAACAGGCAGCTAGGGTGGGAATGCAGGTGGAGGAAGTGGCCGAGGGGGTCCTCCGGGCCCTACTAGCCCAGAAGCAGGAGGTGCTGGGGCAGCTACGGGCCCACGTAGAGGCTGCGGAGGAGGCTGCTCGGGAGAGACTGGAGGAGCTGGAGGGCCGGGAGCAGGTGGCCAGGGCGGCGGCCGCCTTTGCCCGTCGGGTGCTCAGCTTGGGTCGCGAGGCCGAGATACTTTCTCTGGAAGGGGCGATTGCCCAGAGGCTCCGGCAGCTGCAGGGCTGTCCCTGGATGCCAGGGCCATCCCCCCGCCTGCTGCCCCAGCTGGAGTTCCATCCTGGGCTCCTGGACAAGAACTGCCGCCTGCTAGGGCTCTCCTTTGAGGAACAGCCCCAGAAGGACGGTGGGCAAGAAGGAGCTGGAAGCCAGGGAGGTGATGAAACTTCGAGCCTGAGAGAGGACGGAGCCAAGTCAGAGAGACATGGTGGAATCCAGCCCCAGAGTAGGGCTGGAGCTTGCACCCCAAAGGAGAACAGAGCCCAGACACCCCAGGAGGATGGAACCCAGACCCCAAAGGAGGACAGAGCCAAGACACCCCAGGAAGACGGAGCCCAGACTCCAAAAGAGGGCAGagcccagacacccctagaagATGAAGGAGCCCAGACCCCGAGGGGTGGCAGATCCAACAAGAAGAGGAAGTTCAAAGGCAGGCTCAAGTCAGTTTCCCGGGagcccagcccagtgcctgggcTGAACCTGGAGGGCTCtggcctcctccccaggcccatTTTCTCCTGCAGCTTCCCCACGCGGATGCCAGGAGACAAGCGGTCTCCCCGCATCACAGGGCTCTGTCCCTTTGGCCCCCGGGAGATCCTCGTGGCAGATGAGCAGAATAGGGCGCTGAAGCGCTTCTCCCTCAATGGCGACTACAAGGGCGCGGTGCCCGTCCCCGAGGGCTGCTCCCCATGTAGCGTGGCTGCCCTGCAGGGAGCAGTGGCCTTCTCGGCCGGCGCGAGGCTCTACCTCATCAGCCCTGATGGTGAGGTGCAGTGGCGCCGGGCCCTGAGCCTCTCCCAGGCCAGCCACGCTGTGGCTGCCATGCCGAGTGGGGACCGTGTGGCCGTCAGTGTGTCAGGCCACGTGGAAGTGTACAACATGGAAGGCAGCCTGGCCACCCGGTTCATCCCTGGGGGCAAGGCCAACAGGGGCCTGCGGGCGCTGGTGTTCCTGACCACCAGCCCCCAGGGCAATTTTGTGGGGTCCGACTGGCAGCAGAACAGCGTGGTGGTCTGTGATGGTCTGGGTCAGGTGATTGGTGAGTACCGGGGGCCAGGCCTGCATGGCTGCCAGCCAGGCTCTGTGTCCGTGGATAAGAAAGGCTACATCTTCCTGACCCTTCGCGAGGTCAACAAGGTGGTGATCCTGGATCCAAAGGGGTCACTGCTCGGCGACTTCCTGACGGCCTATCATGGCCTGGAAAAGCCTAGGGTGACCACCATGGTGGACGGCAGGCACCTGGTTGTGTCTCTCAGTAACGGGACCATTCATGTCTTTCGGGTCCGGTCTCCTGATAGTTAAAGGGCTAggacaggagaggggctggggagggatggggggggggtgctggggctATGGGGGGACGAGGGAGGCAAGGCCGCCATGGGATGTGGTGGCTGAGGGTGTTTTCTGGAAGGCAGGGGCTGGCAACCTTTCAATGTGAAGTGCCAAACTGCTAACCCCTCTTCAGGGTGTTGTGGGGATGGGACCAAGGGCAGCGGTGTGACCACAGCTCtcagaagcaggggaggaagggaggagtgcGCCGAGAGCTAACTGTGTC is drawn from Leopardus geoffroyi isolate Oge1 chromosome E3, O.geoffroyi_Oge1_pat1.0, whole genome shotgun sequence and contains these coding sequences:
- the TRIM56 gene encoding E3 ubiquitin-protein ligase TRIM56, with amino-acid sequence MVSQGSSPSLLEALSSDFLACKICLEQLRAPKTLPCLHTYCQDCLAQLAEGGHLRCPECRETVPVPPAGVAAFKTNFFVNGLLDLVRARAGGDLRAGKPACALCPLMGGAGTGGPATARCLDCADDLCQACADGHRCTRQTHTHRVVDLVGYRAGWYDEEARERQAAQCPQHPGEALRFLCQPCSQLLCRECRLDPHLDHPCLPLAEAVRARRPGLEELLAGVDSNLAELEAARMTEKEALARLREQAARVGMQVEEVAEGVLRALLAQKQEVLGQLRAHVEAAEEAARERLEELEGREQVARAAAAFARRVLSLGREAEILSLEGAIAQRLRQLQGCPWMPGPSPRLLPQLEFHPGLLDKNCRLLGLSFEEQPQKDGGQEGAGSQGGDETSSLREDGAKSERHGGIQPQSRAGACTPKENRAQTPQEDGTQTPKEDRAKTPQEDGAQTPKEGRAQTPLEDEGAQTPRGGRSNKKRKFKGRLKSVSREPSPVPGLNLEGSGLLPRPIFSCSFPTRMPGDKRSPRITGLCPFGPREILVADEQNRALKRFSLNGDYKGAVPVPEGCSPCSVAALQGAVAFSAGARLYLISPDGEVQWRRALSLSQASHAVAAMPSGDRVAVSVSGHVEVYNMEGSLATRFIPGGKANRGLRALVFLTTSPQGNFVGSDWQQNSVVVCDGLGQVIGEYRGPGLHGCQPGSVSVDKKGYIFLTLREVNKVVILDPKGSLLGDFLTAYHGLEKPRVTTMVDGRHLVVSLSNGTIHVFRVRSPDS